A region of the candidate division KSB1 bacterium genome:
TATAAGATCCCGTTTGATATTTGGATACATTTGGCCAACGCGGTCGGCAATGTCTGTCACGGACAGGGTATGCTCTAAAAGGCCGCCGAGATAGTTGTGATGCCAGAGCTTTCCCCCGGGCGCGTCTTTAAATTGCTGCCTGATTTCACTGTCGGTGAATACCAGCTTGAGCAGTTCTTTCAAATATGAATTTTCAACACTGGCGATTAGTTCGTCAAGGTGGGACAGCAAAGCCTCGCGATCTTTATCCACAACCGGGACAAGCTCTTTTATGTCAAACTCATCGCTTTCTTCGGCTTTCCTGATTTTTTCAATATTCAGATGAAGTTTATCTTTAAAATGAATGGCGGTGGCTTTAACCTTCATAATGTCTCCAAGCTCAATAGCCTCGTAAACTTCTTGTGGCTTCTCCCAAACCGTTCCGTTGATTCTTTGAGAAGCATCCCCTAATTCCAAAGATAGATAAATTTCATCGGAATTAAACTTGGTTCTAATCGCCTTTTTCCGCA
Encoded here:
- a CDS encoding HD domain-containing protein; the encoded protein is MIKDLKPGDKFVSFFILRKKAIRTKFNSDEIYLSLELGDASQRINGTVWEKPQEVYEAIELGDIMKVKATAIHFKDKLHLNIEKIRKAEESDEFDIKELVPVVDKDREALLSHLDELIASVENSYLKELLKLVFTDSEIRQQFKDAPGGKLWHHNYLGGLLEHTLSVTDIADRVGQMYPNIKRDLIIAAGLLHDIGKISSYTYKTLIDFTDDGRLVGHIVIGAQMVKDKIREIRDFPKDLEMELTHLILSHQGKLEHASPVVPMTLEGLILYYADEIDSNANAYQRITKREKEPGRKWSSYVSLINRYLYFGGEEE